The following are from one region of the Candidatus Polarisedimenticolia bacterium genome:
- the cysK gene encoding cysteine synthase A — protein sequence MSRLQVVESALDLIGETPILHLRSFDRPGAASIFAKLENMNPGGSVKDRTALGMIRDAEARGLLKPGSTIVEPTAGNTGIGLALAGALLGYRVILVVPEKYSREKKQIMTALGATLEITPTADGMPGAMSRARAIAAATPGAFVPQQFENRANPDMHYRTTAREIWVQMQGKIDALVLGAGTGGTFSGVARYVKERNPGVQAILVESEGSVLGGGQAAPHKVEGIGNSFVPRTLDRDLVDEVVAVTDRDAFATAALLARREGVLVGGSSGAAAFAAGRVAERLGAGRRIVTLFTDIAERYLSQGLFDEVR from the coding sequence GTGTCCAGGCTGCAGGTGGTTGAATCGGCCCTCGACCTCATCGGCGAGACGCCGATCCTGCACCTGCGCTCCTTCGATCGCCCCGGCGCCGCCTCCATCTTCGCCAAGCTCGAGAACATGAACCCCGGAGGGAGCGTCAAGGACCGCACGGCTCTCGGCATGATCCGGGACGCCGAGGCCCGCGGCCTGCTCAAGCCCGGCTCGACGATCGTCGAGCCGACGGCCGGCAACACCGGCATCGGTCTGGCGCTCGCCGGCGCGCTTCTCGGCTACCGGGTGATCCTGGTCGTGCCGGAGAAGTACAGCCGCGAGAAGAAGCAGATCATGACCGCCCTCGGCGCCACCCTGGAGATCACCCCGACGGCGGACGGCATGCCCGGGGCCATGAGCCGGGCCCGCGCCATCGCCGCGGCGACGCCCGGCGCGTTCGTGCCCCAGCAATTCGAGAACCGCGCCAACCCCGACATGCACTACCGGACCACCGCCCGGGAGATCTGGGTGCAGATGCAGGGCAAGATCGACGCGCTCGTTCTCGGGGCCGGGACCGGGGGGACCTTTTCGGGGGTGGCGCGCTACGTCAAGGAGCGCAATCCGGGCGTGCAGGCGATCCTGGTGGAATCGGAGGGATCGGTCCTGGGGGGCGGCCAGGCGGCGCCGCACAAGGTGGAGGGGATCGGAAACTCGTTCGTCCCCAGGACCCTCGACCGCGATCTCGTCGACGAGGTCGTGGCGGTCACCGATCGCGACGCGTTCGCGACGGCGGCGCTCCTGGCGCGCCGCGAGGGAGTCCTGGTGGGCGGCTCCTCGGGCGCCGCGGCCTTCGCGGCCGGGCGCGTGGCGGAACGGCTCGGGGCGGGACGCCGGATCGTGACGCTGTTCACCGACATCGCCGAACGCTACCTGAGCCAGGGTCTTTTCGACGAGGTGCGCTGA
- the cutA gene encoding divalent-cation tolerance protein CutA, which translates to MSEPSVILVFCTASTEKEAVEIAQTLVEREEAACVNVVPMIRSVYRWKGKISSETEQLLLIKTTQALLEDVKKTVKELHSYELPEIIAVSVDDGDKNALGWIASVVKGGRENY; encoded by the coding sequence GTGAGCGAACCGTCCGTCATCCTCGTGTTCTGCACCGCATCGACCGAAAAAGAGGCCGTCGAGATCGCGCAGACCCTGGTCGAGCGCGAGGAGGCGGCGTGCGTGAACGTGGTGCCGATGATCCGCTCGGTGTATCGCTGGAAGGGAAAGATCTCCTCCGAAACCGAGCAGCTCCTGCTCATCAAGACGACGCAGGCGCTCCTCGAGGACGTCAAGAAGACGGTGAAGGAACTGCACTCCTACGAGCTCCCGGAGATCATCGCGGTTTCGGTCGATGACGGCGACAAGAACGCCCTGGGCTGGATCGCCAGCGTGGTCAAGGGAGGCCGGGAGAATTACTGA
- a CDS encoding pitrilysin family protein, producing MSGPGRLRGAAWALALLGSGPIGAFAAPPSVPPKPSATAAASGFHVPSPARTILKNGLTVLVLERRTIPLVQLRLMVKSGSTSDPAGKEGTAALTARLLKRGTKARPAGQFFEEVEFVGGSIDTMAGLDASYVWGEFATRDLEVAFNLFSDLVLNPAFRPEEFEKEKRLALADLVDSLDDPGRVAQRAFAAWLYGSHPYGRPVDGTQRSVTAISRDDAASFYESRYAPNNAVLAIVGDVDAAQAARSAERYFSAWKKKTVTAAAVAEAAGVKGRKVLLVDKPDATQSQIRFGNVGIRRADPDYVPLIVGNTVLGGGFTSWLTNEVRVKRGLTYSIASRVEALRSSGSIFVSTFSRNASVLETIQVALEQVRRLRGGDLPPEDLDKSRSYLAGLYPLRIESPEDLAAEILNVDLFGLEPDFINQYQKRVRSTAADAVKRVAARRLPMDDLAIVVVGPAQALRKDLATLGPVTVRPIQSALDGGGAAAPARP from the coding sequence ATGAGCGGGCCGGGCCGTCTGCGCGGGGCCGCCTGGGCGCTCGCGCTTCTGGGCTCGGGGCCGATCGGGGCGTTCGCCGCCCCGCCTTCCGTCCCTCCGAAGCCGTCCGCCACGGCGGCGGCCTCCGGCTTCCACGTGCCGTCTCCGGCGCGCACCATCCTGAAGAACGGCCTGACCGTCCTGGTCCTCGAGCGCCGCACGATTCCGCTGGTGCAACTCCGCCTGATGGTGAAATCGGGATCGACATCCGATCCCGCCGGCAAGGAGGGGACCGCGGCGCTCACGGCGCGGCTCCTCAAGCGGGGGACGAAGGCCCGCCCCGCCGGACAGTTCTTCGAAGAGGTGGAGTTCGTCGGCGGATCGATCGACACGATGGCGGGCCTGGACGCCTCCTACGTCTGGGGCGAGTTCGCCACCCGGGACCTCGAGGTGGCTTTCAATCTCTTCTCCGACCTGGTCCTGAACCCGGCGTTCCGCCCCGAGGAATTCGAGAAGGAGAAGCGTCTGGCCCTGGCCGACCTCGTCGATTCCCTCGACGATCCGGGGCGCGTGGCGCAGCGGGCGTTCGCCGCCTGGCTCTACGGATCCCACCCGTACGGGCGGCCGGTGGATGGCACGCAGCGCTCCGTGACCGCGATCTCCCGGGACGACGCGGCGTCCTTCTACGAGTCGCGCTATGCGCCCAACAATGCCGTCTTGGCGATCGTCGGCGATGTCGACGCGGCGCAGGCGGCCCGGAGCGCCGAGCGCTATTTCTCGGCCTGGAAGAAGAAGACGGTCACCGCGGCCGCGGTCGCCGAGGCCGCGGGCGTCAAGGGCCGCAAGGTCCTTCTCGTGGACAAGCCGGACGCCACCCAGAGCCAGATCCGCTTCGGCAACGTGGGGATTCGCCGCGCCGACCCCGACTACGTGCCCCTGATCGTCGGCAACACGGTCCTGGGAGGGGGCTTCACGTCCTGGCTGACGAACGAGGTGCGGGTGAAACGCGGACTCACCTATTCGATCGCGAGCCGCGTCGAGGCGCTGCGTTCCTCGGGGAGCATCTTCGTCTCGACGTTTTCCCGGAACGCCAGCGTGCTCGAGACGATCCAGGTCGCCCTCGAGCAGGTGCGCCGCCTGCGCGGCGGGGACCTTCCGCCGGAGGATCTCGACAAGTCGCGCAGCTACCTGGCCGGCCTCTACCCGCTGCGCATCGAGAGCCCCGAGGACCTGGCGGCCGAGATCCTGAACGTCGATCTCTTCGGTCTCGAGCCGGACTTCATCAACCAGTACCAGAAGCGCGTCCGCTCGACCGCGGCCGACGCGGTCAAGCGGGTCGCCGCCAGGCGGCTGCCGATGGACGATCTGGCCATCGTCGTGGTCGGTCCGGCCCAGGCGCTCAGGAAGGACCTCGCGACGCTGGGACCGGTCACCGTTCGTCCGATTCAGTCCGCCCTGGACGGCGGGGGGGCTGCCGCGCCGGCGCGGCCGTAG
- a CDS encoding GatB/YqeY domain-containing protein: MIDRLKADLTQAIRQKDSITMSTLRMLISQVQYARIEAKRDLTDDDYVAILKRGVKTRRDSIEQYEKGGRKDLADKEKDEIAIIERYLPAGMTPEETAQAVDGLLQELGITSKQDLGRAMKEFMARHRGRADGKTVNALIASRLK, encoded by the coding sequence ATGATCGACAGGCTGAAGGCCGACCTGACCCAGGCGATCCGCCAGAAGGACTCGATCACCATGTCCACCCTGCGCATGCTGATCTCGCAGGTGCAGTACGCGCGCATCGAGGCGAAGCGCGATCTGACCGACGACGACTACGTCGCCATCCTCAAGCGCGGAGTGAAGACGCGGCGCGATTCGATCGAGCAGTACGAGAAGGGTGGCCGCAAGGACCTGGCGGACAAGGAAAAGGACGAGATCGCGATCATCGAGCGCTACCTCCCGGCCGGCATGACTCCCGAGGAGACGGCGCAGGCCGTGGACGGCCTGCTGCAGGAGCTCGGTATCACCTCGAAGCAGGACCTGGGGCGGGCGATGAAGGAGTTCATGGCCCGGCACCGCGGGCGGGCCGACGGCAAGACCGTGAACGCCCTCATCGCCTCGCGTCTGAAGTAG
- the eno gene encoding phosphopyruvate hydratase has translation MARIAELKAREILDSRGNPTVEVDVLLDDGTIGRAAVPSGASTGSREALELRDGDASRYRGKGVLRAVGNVTSVLAPAVRGLDPAGQEAIDARLRETDGTKDSSRLGANALLGVSLAAARAAAAARRLPLFRHLGGDGARDLPVPLFNILNGGAHADNNVDIQEIMIVPTGARSFKEALRMGAEIFHALGDILRSRRLRTGSGDEGGWAPDLRSNAEAVDAVVDAIAAAGYRPGEQVGIALDVAATELHEAGSYVLEAETPSRRTPEQMVAYYADLVRRRPIVSIEDGMAEDDWEGWALLTRSLGDAVQIVGDDLFVTNVSILREGIEKKVANSILIKPNQIGTLTETLRAVAMARSAGYTTVLSHRSGETEDTFIADLAVALNLGQIKTGAPSRGERTAKYNQLLRIEEELGSKARYPGRSALGHGGGA, from the coding sequence ATGGCCCGCATCGCCGAACTGAAGGCCCGCGAGATACTCGATTCGAGAGGCAATCCCACCGTCGAGGTGGACGTCCTCCTCGACGACGGCACGATCGGGCGGGCCGCCGTTCCGTCCGGCGCGTCGACCGGATCGCGCGAGGCGCTCGAGCTGCGGGACGGCGACGCCTCCCGGTACCGTGGCAAGGGCGTCCTGCGCGCGGTCGGCAACGTGACCTCGGTCCTGGCCCCCGCGGTGCGCGGTCTCGACCCGGCCGGCCAGGAAGCGATCGACGCGCGGTTGCGCGAAACCGACGGCACGAAGGATTCGTCCCGCCTCGGGGCCAACGCCCTCCTCGGCGTCTCCCTCGCCGCGGCGCGCGCCGCCGCGGCCGCCCGCCGGCTGCCGCTCTTTCGCCACCTGGGGGGCGACGGCGCCCGCGACCTGCCGGTGCCGCTGTTCAACATCCTGAACGGCGGCGCGCACGCCGACAACAACGTGGACATCCAGGAGATCATGATCGTGCCGACGGGGGCCCGCTCGTTCAAGGAGGCGCTGCGCATGGGGGCCGAGATCTTCCACGCCCTGGGAGACATCCTGCGGTCGCGCCGCCTGCGTACCGGCAGCGGCGACGAAGGGGGCTGGGCCCCGGATCTGCGGTCCAACGCCGAGGCGGTCGACGCCGTGGTCGACGCCATCGCGGCGGCCGGCTACCGCCCCGGCGAGCAGGTCGGCATCGCGCTGGACGTCGCGGCCACCGAGCTGCACGAGGCCGGCTCGTACGTCCTCGAGGCCGAGACCCCGTCGCGCCGCACCCCCGAGCAGATGGTGGCGTACTACGCGGATCTCGTGCGCCGCCGGCCGATCGTGTCGATCGAGGACGGGATGGCCGAGGACGACTGGGAGGGCTGGGCCCTCCTGACCCGCTCCCTCGGGGACGCGGTGCAGATCGTCGGCGACGACCTGTTCGTCACGAACGTTTCCATCCTGCGCGAGGGGATCGAGAAGAAGGTGGCCAACTCGATCCTCATCAAGCCCAACCAGATCGGCACCCTCACCGAGACGCTGCGGGCCGTCGCCATGGCGCGCTCCGCCGGCTACACCACCGTGCTGTCGCACCGCTCGGGCGAGACCGAGGACACCTTCATCGCCGACCTGGCGGTGGCCCTGAACCTGGGACAGATCAAGACGGGGGCGCCGTCGCGCGGCGAGCGCACCGCCAAGTACAACCAGCTCCTACGCATCGAAGAGGAGCTCGGAAGCAAGGCGCGCTACCCCGGACGGTCGGCCCTGGGCCACGGAGGCGGCGCATGA
- a CDS encoding pitrilysin family protein: MTRAVRCAALLAVLAPLSAAPIRAQEIRFNVIPYRLDNGLKILALEDHTVPALSYYTFFRVGSRDERPGRTGVSHLFEHMMFNGTKKFGAGVFDRMLESKGGASNAFTTSDITVYFENLPSEALDMVVELEADRMAGLAVTEESLAKEREVVKEERRLRTDNDVEGSLWELLQGTAYLAHSYQWPVVGWMPDLDAITVKDCEEYFRVHYAPNNATIILVGDFKPDRAIGLISKAYGSIPAQPAAPPPVANEPEQKGERRALLRRAAQLPAVAFAYHVPASSSDDLFALDLLQIILGGGESSRLVRRLVYEKELATRVDVENMWRIDPGLFVIYAEAKPGVTPEALEAALSAEIDLAGKQEAGASELQKAKNIRTTSQVKALKTNGGKAEQLGLFETYLGSHTRLFTVLKSYEAVTAAGVMKTAARYLRPDNRTIVTVVPEGAGEEAKP, translated from the coding sequence ATGACGCGAGCCGTTCGCTGTGCCGCCCTGCTGGCCGTCCTTGCGCCCCTGTCGGCCGCGCCGATCCGCGCGCAGGAAATCCGCTTCAACGTCATTCCGTACCGTCTGGACAACGGGCTCAAGATCCTGGCCCTCGAGGACCACACCGTCCCGGCGCTGAGCTACTACACCTTCTTCCGGGTCGGATCGCGCGACGAGCGGCCGGGCCGGACCGGCGTCTCGCACCTGTTCGAGCACATGATGTTCAACGGGACGAAGAAATTCGGCGCCGGGGTCTTCGACCGCATGCTCGAGTCCAAGGGCGGGGCCTCGAACGCCTTCACCACCAGCGACATCACGGTGTACTTCGAGAACCTGCCGTCCGAGGCGCTCGACATGGTGGTCGAGCTCGAGGCGGATCGCATGGCCGGTCTCGCCGTCACCGAAGAGAGCCTGGCCAAGGAACGGGAGGTCGTGAAGGAGGAGCGACGCCTGCGCACCGACAACGACGTGGAGGGATCGCTCTGGGAGCTCCTCCAGGGGACGGCCTACCTGGCGCACTCCTATCAGTGGCCGGTCGTCGGATGGATGCCGGATCTCGACGCCATCACGGTCAAGGACTGCGAGGAGTACTTCCGGGTCCACTACGCTCCGAACAACGCCACCATCATCCTGGTGGGCGACTTCAAGCCGGACCGGGCCATCGGCCTGATCAGCAAGGCGTACGGATCGATCCCGGCCCAGCCGGCGGCGCCTCCACCCGTCGCCAACGAGCCGGAGCAGAAAGGGGAGCGCCGCGCCCTCCTCAGGCGCGCCGCGCAGCTTCCCGCCGTGGCGTTCGCCTACCACGTGCCCGCGTCGTCCTCCGACGATCTGTTCGCCCTCGATCTCCTGCAGATCATCCTGGGAGGAGGGGAGTCGTCCCGGCTGGTGAGGCGCCTGGTGTACGAAAAGGAGCTGGCCACGCGCGTGGACGTCGAGAACATGTGGAGGATCGACCCGGGGCTGTTCGTGATCTACGCGGAGGCCAAGCCGGGCGTGACGCCGGAGGCGCTCGAGGCCGCCCTGAGCGCCGAGATCGATCTCGCCGGGAAGCAGGAGGCGGGGGCCTCCGAGCTGCAGAAGGCGAAGAACATCCGCACCACGTCCCAGGTCAAGGCCCTCAAGACCAACGGCGGCAAGGCGGAGCAGCTCGGGCTGTTCGAGACCTACCTCGGGTCGCACACGCGGCTGTTCACCGTCCTGAAGAGCTACGAGGCGGTGACCGCCGCGGGCGTGATGAAGACGGCGGCGCGCTACCTGAGGCCCGACAACCGGACGATCGTGACCGTCGTGCCGGAAGGAGCCGGCGAGGAGGCGAAGCCATGA
- a CDS encoding FxLYD domain-containing protein, whose protein sequence is MSLARVPARSCSRAAQSLRLALLVIVAAAAALAPAGADTNSARYKFEGNKLLTLDLGVGDVRADSIRFEWPATIMRVKAGYKANVKVVNGSSHQASVGIAVAIYDRDSRLIGAGTAGTTLGTIDPGETTQFTVDFKDVTGRIEQADQFHIALETK, encoded by the coding sequence ATGAGCCTCGCGCGCGTACCGGCACGATCCTGCTCGCGGGCGGCGCAGTCCCTGCGCCTCGCCCTGCTCGTCATCGTCGCGGCGGCGGCGGCCCTCGCGCCCGCCGGCGCGGACACCAACTCGGCGCGGTACAAGTTCGAAGGGAACAAGCTGCTGACGCTCGACCTGGGCGTCGGGGACGTGCGCGCCGACTCGATCCGCTTCGAATGGCCGGCCACGATCATGCGGGTCAAGGCCGGGTACAAGGCGAACGTCAAGGTGGTCAACGGATCGTCCCACCAGGCGAGCGTGGGAATCGCGGTGGCGATCTACGATCGGGATTCCCGCCTGATCGGCGCCGGAACCGCCGGCACCACCCTCGGGACGATCGACCCCGGTGAGACGACCCAGTTCACCGTCGATTTCAAGGATGTCACCGGGCGCATCGAGCAGGCCGACCAGTTCCACATCGCCCTGGAAACGAAGTAG
- a CDS encoding phosphoglucomutase/phosphomannomutase family protein yields the protein MIHFGTSGWRAVIAEEFTLANVRRVATAIASHLAGTGAARKGVFIGYDTRFMSDRFAREAAEVLAGLGVPVALSPAPVPTPVVAFAIVSGRRAGGLNITASHNPPEYSGLKFSTADGAPALPEVTRSIESVVNAPAGGGAAAAPRPDGAAGRIRSLDMRAAYFRQIARLVRLQAIRRAGLRTACDMRHGASIGYLDGLLKKTARSVDALHDRADPLFGGLGPDCGETQLRPLARLVASRRLHLGLATDGDGDRFGIVDRGGRFIPPNLFLAVLADYLLTARRLPGGVGRSVATTHLLDAVCAFHGRKVYETPVGFKFLGEHLRSGRAFLVCEESAGLSLRGHVPEKDGILAGLLACEMVAVRGKPIHEQIQDLFRKVGPLHSRRIDYHMDAEARDRLARRLEEVPSAFAGRRIERLDTTDGRKMIFRDGSWLLLRPSGTEPVVRCYAEARRPRDVEALLVAARDLIC from the coding sequence GTGATCCACTTCGGAACTTCCGGCTGGCGGGCCGTCATCGCCGAGGAGTTCACCCTCGCCAACGTGCGCCGGGTGGCGACCGCCATCGCGTCCCACCTGGCGGGTACGGGCGCCGCCCGCAAGGGAGTGTTCATCGGCTACGACACCCGCTTCATGTCGGATCGCTTCGCCCGGGAGGCGGCGGAGGTCCTGGCAGGGCTCGGCGTGCCGGTGGCGCTCTCCCCCGCTCCGGTCCCCACCCCCGTCGTCGCCTTCGCCATCGTCAGCGGCCGCCGCGCCGGCGGGCTGAACATCACCGCCAGCCACAACCCGCCGGAGTACAGCGGTCTCAAATTCTCGACGGCCGACGGCGCCCCCGCCCTGCCGGAGGTCACGCGGTCGATCGAGTCGGTGGTCAACGCCCCGGCGGGCGGCGGCGCGGCTGCCGCTCCCCGTCCGGACGGGGCAGCGGGGCGCATCCGCTCCCTGGACATGCGCGCCGCCTATTTCCGGCAGATCGCCCGGCTGGTCCGCCTGCAAGCCATCCGCCGCGCCGGGCTGCGCACCGCCTGCGATATGCGGCACGGCGCCTCGATCGGCTACCTGGACGGCCTGCTGAAAAAAACGGCGCGCTCGGTGGACGCTCTGCATGATCGGGCCGACCCCCTGTTCGGCGGCCTGGGACCGGATTGCGGCGAGACCCAGCTCCGCCCGCTCGCCCGCCTGGTCGCCTCCCGGCGCCTGCACCTGGGGCTCGCGACCGACGGGGACGGGGACCGATTCGGCATCGTCGACCGCGGCGGACGGTTCATCCCGCCGAACCTGTTCCTGGCGGTCCTGGCCGACTATCTGCTGACCGCGAGGCGCCTGCCCGGAGGGGTCGGCCGCTCCGTGGCGACCACGCACCTGCTCGACGCCGTCTGCGCCTTCCACGGCCGCAAGGTCTACGAGACGCCGGTCGGGTTCAAGTTCCTGGGCGAGCACCTTCGATCCGGGCGGGCGTTCCTGGTCTGCGAGGAGAGCGCCGGCCTCAGCCTGCGGGGGCACGTCCCGGAGAAGGACGGCATCCTGGCGGGTCTCCTGGCCTGCGAGATGGTGGCGGTGCGCGGCAAGCCGATCCACGAGCAGATCCAGGACCTGTTCCGCAAGGTCGGACCCCTCCACAGCCGCCGCATCGACTATCATATGGACGCCGAGGCGCGGGATCGCCTCGCGCGGCGGCTGGAGGAAGTGCCCTCCGCCTTCGCCGGCCGCCGGATCGAGCGCCTGGACACCACCGACGGACGCAAGATGATTTTCCGGGACGGATCCTGGCTGCTGCTGCGGCCCTCGGGCACCGAGCCCGTCGTCCGCTGCTATGCCGAGGCCCGCAGGCCCAGGGACGTGGAGGCGCTCCTGGTGGCGGCGCGCGATCTGATTTGCTGA
- a CDS encoding PLP-dependent aspartate aminotransferase family protein has protein sequence MGFRTDAIHAGVRPDPTTGSVMTPIYQTSTYVYESPGKSTGFDYARTINPTRSALEENLKVLEGGLACFAFASGMAAISAVMTLLKSGDHVVVSHNVYGGTYRLFARVLEDYGLSFTYVDTSRIENIEAALRPGTRMVYVETPTNPIMILTDIAQVAALCRARRLISVVDNTFLTPAFQRPLDLGADIVVHSTTKYLNGHSDSVGGAVILARPEHAERIQFVQNSVGAILSPFDSWLVLRGLKTLPLRMRAHDENGSKVARYLEGHQGVARVLYPGLPSHPQHDLARRQTRGSGGMISFYLKTDEAALRFFAPLRLCALAESLGGIETLICQPSTMTHASVPGDERRKLGLTDSLVRISVGCEDVEDILADIEKGLAAV, from the coding sequence ATGGGATTCAGAACCGACGCGATACACGCCGGGGTCCGCCCGGATCCGACGACGGGATCGGTCATGACCCCGATCTACCAGACCTCGACGTACGTCTACGAGTCGCCCGGCAAGAGCACCGGATTCGACTACGCGCGCACCATCAATCCGACGCGCTCCGCGCTCGAGGAGAACCTCAAGGTGCTCGAGGGAGGCCTCGCCTGCTTCGCCTTCGCCTCGGGCATGGCGGCGATCAGCGCCGTCATGACCCTGCTCAAATCGGGCGACCACGTCGTGGTCAGCCACAACGTCTACGGCGGCACGTACCGCCTCTTCGCGCGCGTGCTCGAGGACTACGGGCTGTCCTTCACGTACGTCGATACCTCCCGCATCGAGAACATCGAAGCGGCCCTGCGCCCGGGCACGCGCATGGTGTACGTCGAGACTCCCACCAATCCGATCATGATCCTGACCGACATCGCGCAGGTGGCCGCGCTCTGCCGAGCCCGGCGGCTGATCTCGGTCGTCGACAACACGTTCCTGACGCCGGCCTTCCAGAGGCCCCTCGATCTCGGGGCCGACATCGTGGTCCACAGCACGACGAAATACCTCAACGGCCACTCCGACAGCGTCGGCGGGGCGGTCATCCTGGCGCGCCCCGAGCATGCCGAGCGGATCCAGTTCGTCCAGAACTCGGTGGGCGCGATCCTGTCCCCCTTCGACTCCTGGCTCGTGCTGCGCGGGCTGAAGACGCTGCCGCTGCGCATGCGGGCGCACGACGAGAACGGATCGAAGGTGGCCCGCTACCTCGAGGGGCACCAGGGGGTGGCGCGCGTCCTCTACCCGGGGCTGCCGTCCCACCCGCAGCACGACCTGGCGCGCCGGCAGACCCGCGGCTCGGGCGGCATGATCTCCTTCTATCTGAAAACGGACGAGGCCGCCCTGCGGTTCTTCGCGCCGCTGCGGCTCTGCGCCCTGGCGGAGAGCCTCGGCGGGATCGAGACCCTGATCTGCCAGCCGAGCACGATGACGCACGCCTCGGTGCCAGGGGACGAGCGGCGCAAGCTGGGGCTGACCGACTCCCTCGTCCGCATCTCTGTCGGCTGCGAGGACGTCGAGGACATCCTGGCCGACATCGAGAAGGGGCTTGCGGCGGTCTAG
- a CDS encoding MFS transporter — MKASRIEIVSWCLYDFADSSFTTLIVTVAYSLYFRTVVAGHLGAGADFYWGLSVALSMILVALVSPVLGAMADASGRKKLLLGIFAGTCIVFTALLYTVGRGDVASGMLLFILANAGFEGAHVFYNGFLPEIADDQRMGRISGYGWAIGYLGGLAALLLAYPFTSAGLSEGAGRYRITFLVVALFHLLFTLPILALLRERAPRRPARLGVVAREGIRRLRDTFRHVRALGDLFRFLLAFLVYNDAVTTVIAFSAIYAMHVIGFTMHQVMMLFIVTQITAFAGTFAAGFLVDRWGAKPTILATLVLWIATIAGAYAARGVAQFFAVAVLASIGMGSTQTASRSLMGLLIPPGRNAEFFGFFALTGKVSAVVGPLLYGSVASGFGSERPAVLSLSVIVLAGLVLMLGVDVERGRRAAERAAPESFPSGRSAGERL, encoded by the coding sequence GTGAAGGCCAGCCGGATCGAGATCGTCTCCTGGTGCCTGTACGACTTCGCCGACTCGTCGTTCACCACCCTGATCGTCACGGTGGCCTACAGCCTCTATTTCAGGACCGTGGTGGCGGGACACCTCGGCGCAGGGGCCGACTTCTATTGGGGCCTGTCGGTGGCCCTCTCGATGATCCTGGTGGCCCTGGTGTCGCCGGTGCTGGGGGCGATGGCCGACGCCTCCGGGCGCAAGAAGCTCCTGCTCGGAATCTTCGCGGGGACCTGCATCGTCTTCACCGCGCTTCTGTACACGGTCGGCCGGGGGGACGTCGCGTCGGGAATGCTGCTCTTCATTCTGGCCAACGCCGGCTTCGAAGGGGCGCACGTGTTCTACAACGGGTTTCTCCCCGAGATCGCGGACGACCAGAGGATGGGCCGGATCTCGGGCTACGGCTGGGCGATCGGGTACCTGGGCGGACTGGCGGCGCTCCTCCTGGCCTACCCTTTCACGAGCGCCGGCCTCTCCGAGGGGGCGGGCCGGTACCGCATCACCTTCCTCGTGGTGGCGCTGTTCCACCTCCTCTTCACCCTGCCGATCCTGGCGCTTCTCAGGGAGCGCGCGCCCCGCCGTCCGGCGCGGCTCGGCGTCGTGGCCCGGGAGGGGATCAGGCGCCTGCGCGATACCTTCCGGCACGTGCGCGCGCTCGGCGATCTGTTCCGGTTTCTCCTGGCGTTTCTCGTCTACAACGACGCCGTCACGACGGTGATCGCCTTCTCGGCGATCTACGCCATGCACGTCATCGGCTTCACCATGCACCAGGTGATGATGCTCTTCATCGTGACCCAGATCACCGCCTTCGCCGGCACGTTTGCCGCCGGATTCCTGGTGGACCGCTGGGGGGCCAAGCCGACGATCCTGGCCACGCTCGTCCTGTGGATCGCGACGATCGCCGGCGCCTACGCCGCCCGGGGCGTGGCGCAGTTCTTCGCCGTGGCCGTCCTGGCGTCGATCGGCATGGGATCGACCCAGACCGCCAGCCGGAGCCTGATGGGACTGCTCATTCCCCCCGGCCGGAACGCCGAGTTCTTCGGCTTCTTCGCCCTGACCGGAAAAGTCTCCGCGGTGGTCGGTCCCCTGCTCTACGGTTCCGTCGCCTCCGGTTTCGGCAGCGAGCGCCCGGCGGTGCTGTCCCTCTCCGTCATCGTCCTGGCCGGTCTCGTGCTGATGCTCGGGGTCGACGTGGAACGCGGCCGCCGCGCCGCCGAGCGGGCGGCCCCCGAGAGCTTTCCCTCTGGACGATCGGCCGGCGAGCGCCTATGA
- a CDS encoding cytochrome c-type biogenesis protein CcmH: protein MEGSEGGDRGDEGAPPPGQPRLISLVAVAGAVILIGLVSFALYRRSHSTPPVAEPAPVAGEPAAGQEPGTAATGTPLGGTPIAAPLPVRLSPEASIVAERYRCICSCNDPLNVCTCTRTPGSRDMKLYVQELVNQKKSGKEVDQAMIARYGAGVLLTNPPPLAAATPESRKR from the coding sequence ATGGAGGGATCGGAGGGGGGCGATCGGGGAGATGAAGGGGCTCCGCCCCCGGGGCAGCCGCGCCTGATCAGCCTCGTGGCCGTGGCCGGGGCGGTCATCCTGATCGGTCTGGTGTCCTTCGCCCTGTATCGCCGGAGCCACTCGACCCCCCCGGTCGCGGAGCCCGCCCCCGTCGCCGGCGAGCCGGCAGCCGGCCAGGAGCCGGGGACCGCCGCCACCGGGACCCCTCTGGGGGGCACGCCGATCGCGGCGCCCCTGCCGGTCCGCCTTTCGCCGGAAGCCAGCATCGTCGCCGAGCGCTACCGCTGCATCTGCTCGTGCAACGATCCCCTCAACGTCTGCACCTGCACCAGGACCCCGGGCTCGCGCGACATGAAGCTGTACGTCCAGGAGCTGGTGAACCAGAAGAAGTCGGGGAAGGAGGTCGACCAGGCCATGATCGCCCGCTACGGCGCGGGCGTGCTCCTGACGAATCCGCCCCCGCTTGCCGCCGCCACGCCCGAGTCCAGGAAGCGCTGA